A genomic region of Polyangiaceae bacterium contains the following coding sequences:
- a CDS encoding ATP-grasp domain-containing protein, producing MRIALTYNVKISGSPDEAEFDSPTTIDAIEDALVRAGHDVERVEVAGPASRVISRLESISPDLVFNTAEGLKGKTREAFYPALFDELGFPYTGSDAYTLCTTLDKMLTKRTLAGYGVPTPRARLVTRRALEAGALDDVTFPVIVKPNFEGSSKGISSDFSVCQNTHELAEVVERQLVRFPAGLIIEQFLRGIDISCSFVAGLGRDGILDPIEYVIAPASSKEYNVYDFYLKHVRPEHVTLRIAELPGPVLDRIQDLSQRVVKALDIQDLGRCGFRVAKSSSASGYDVHFLEVDALPSLDPNGGMFIATRKSGTDFDGVIRSIVRSACKRRGLQHLLDGQATRRAKKAALRVGLTFNMKRDGGDAEAEFDSPTTIAAITSAIESFGHTVIPLEAKPDLPHRLMAAGPDVVFNIAEGIRGRGREAQVPALLELLGVPYSGSDPTTMSLCLDKGLTKQILRAAGIDTPEWQVLVTGREKLKPLRYPVIVKPNAEGTSKGITGASVVGDEASARAAAKLMVERYGQPALVEEYVAGREFTVGLLGERRPKVLPPMEVIFVEPGQTPVYGYEEKQMGTTRVRFECPAVVTTAEQKRIEKIARDAFAALHCRDVARIDLRMAKDGTVYVIECNPLPGLTPDFSDLCVIGKVASLDFRTLIGEILAGCIKRYRSGRAAAASPFASSVAPLVHAAPPIAQASPTLAAAAPTAHMPAKPAGN from the coding sequence GCGTGATCTCACGCCTCGAAAGCATCTCGCCAGACCTCGTGTTCAACACCGCCGAAGGTCTCAAGGGCAAGACGCGCGAGGCGTTTTACCCAGCCCTCTTCGACGAGCTCGGCTTTCCCTACACGGGATCCGATGCGTACACCCTCTGCACGACGCTCGACAAGATGCTCACCAAACGCACGCTCGCCGGCTACGGAGTCCCGACGCCGCGAGCGCGTCTCGTCACGCGCAGAGCGCTCGAAGCCGGAGCGCTCGACGACGTCACCTTTCCGGTGATCGTCAAGCCAAACTTCGAGGGTTCGTCCAAGGGTATTTCAAGCGACTTCAGCGTTTGCCAAAACACGCACGAATTGGCCGAAGTCGTCGAACGACAACTCGTTCGCTTCCCAGCAGGGCTCATCATCGAGCAATTTTTGCGAGGAATCGACATTTCCTGTTCGTTCGTCGCAGGTCTCGGTCGCGACGGCATCCTCGATCCCATCGAGTACGTCATCGCTCCCGCGTCCTCGAAGGAATACAACGTCTATGACTTTTACTTGAAGCACGTGCGCCCCGAGCACGTGACATTGCGCATCGCCGAGCTTCCCGGGCCGGTGCTCGACCGCATTCAGGATCTCTCTCAACGCGTCGTGAAGGCGCTCGACATTCAAGACCTGGGTCGATGCGGATTTCGTGTCGCGAAGAGCTCTTCAGCGAGCGGTTACGACGTGCACTTTCTCGAGGTGGATGCGCTTCCATCGCTTGATCCGAACGGGGGCATGTTCATCGCGACGCGCAAGAGCGGCACCGATTTCGACGGTGTCATTCGCTCGATCGTGCGAAGCGCATGCAAGCGGCGAGGGCTGCAACATCTCTTGGATGGTCAAGCGACGCGACGCGCGAAAAAAGCAGCTCTGCGCGTGGGTTTGACGTTCAACATGAAGCGTGACGGCGGTGATGCCGAAGCCGAGTTCGATTCACCGACGACGATCGCGGCCATCACGAGCGCGATCGAAAGCTTCGGGCACACCGTCATTCCGCTCGAGGCCAAGCCCGATCTGCCGCATCGACTGATGGCGGCGGGGCCCGATGTCGTCTTCAACATCGCCGAGGGCATTCGTGGACGCGGGCGCGAGGCGCAAGTGCCTGCGCTGCTCGAGCTGCTCGGCGTTCCCTATTCGGGCAGCGATCCGACGACGATGTCACTGTGTCTGGACAAGGGTTTGACCAAGCAGATCTTGCGTGCAGCGGGGATCGACACGCCCGAATGGCAAGTGCTCGTGACAGGCCGCGAGAAGCTCAAGCCGCTGCGTTATCCGGTGATTGTCAAGCCAAACGCCGAAGGGACGTCGAAAGGGATCACGGGTGCATCCGTCGTCGGCGACGAAGCGAGCGCGCGGGCAGCAGCCAAATTGATGGTGGAACGTTACGGCCAACCAGCGCTCGTCGAGGAGTACGTGGCGGGGCGCGAGTTCACCGTGGGACTGCTCGGAGAACGGCGGCCCAAAGTGCTTCCGCCCATGGAAGTGATCTTTGTCGAGCCCGGACAAACCCCCGTGTACGGATACGAAGAAAAACAGATGGGCACTACGAGAGTTCGCTTCGAGTGCCCAGCGGTGGTCACCACTGCCGAACAAAAACGCATCGAAAAGATCGCGCGCGACGCATTTGCGGCCCTGCATTGCCGAGACGTCGCACGCATCGATTTGCGCATGGCCAAAGACGGCACGGTGTACGTCATCGAGTGCAATCCGCTACCGGGCCTCACGCCCGACTTCAGCGACCTCTGCGTCATCGGCAAGGTCGCGAGCCTCGATTTTCGCACGCTCATCGGCGAAATCCTCGCCGGCTGCATCAAGCGTTACCGGAGTGGCCGGGCCGCGGCTGCATCCCCGTTTGCCTCCTCCGTCGCACCACTCGTCCACGCTGCGCCTCCCATCGCACAAGCTTCACCAACGCTCGCTGCCGCAGCCCCGACTGCGCACATGCCGGCAAAGCCCGCTGGCAACTGA
- a CDS encoding deoxyhypusine synthase family protein, which produces MSERHSHGEPHAVRELSDGVEDKLVPLAALDPLKIGSFDDLVTAMSRTAFGGRSLGEACDVLTEMAEDPDCLIVATFSGAMTVAKMGLVIVRMIEAGLIHAVISTGALMAHGLSEAVGLTHYKANPDVPDEVLFEKGYNRVYDTLEMEKNLNAIDEFVRGQLDKLDPNVPWSSEMICRQLGKALAEMGDSPGILRSAYLHNVPVYVPAFTDSEMGLDVAVWKLRQIHAQHGNSPDFDPFRHAAPPAFNPFQDLLSYAKLIGTKKRLGIFTIGGGVPRNWAQQVGPFYDIVGHRLGVEVQHPRFHYGVRICPEPVHWGGLSGCTYSEGVSWGKFVPPREGGRFAEVYADATIAWPLIVRAVLERLEKRRGKPAAAR; this is translated from the coding sequence ATGTCGGAGCGGCATTCTCATGGTGAGCCCCATGCGGTTCGGGAACTCAGTGACGGCGTCGAGGACAAACTCGTGCCGCTCGCAGCTCTCGATCCGCTGAAGATCGGGAGCTTCGACGATCTCGTCACGGCCATGAGCCGCACGGCGTTCGGCGGCAGGTCACTCGGCGAAGCATGCGACGTGCTCACGGAGATGGCCGAGGATCCGGATTGTCTCATCGTCGCTACGTTTTCGGGCGCGATGACCGTCGCGAAGATGGGCCTCGTCATCGTGCGCATGATCGAGGCGGGTCTCATCCATGCAGTGATTTCCACGGGTGCCCTGATGGCTCACGGCCTCAGCGAAGCCGTGGGGCTCACGCACTACAAGGCGAACCCGGACGTACCCGACGAAGTCTTGTTCGAGAAGGGTTACAACCGGGTCTACGACACGCTCGAGATGGAGAAGAACCTGAACGCGATCGACGAGTTCGTCCGCGGGCAACTGGACAAACTCGATCCGAACGTGCCTTGGTCGAGCGAGATGATTTGCCGGCAGCTTGGCAAAGCGCTCGCGGAGATGGGGGATTCGCCGGGCATTTTGCGCAGCGCGTACTTGCACAACGTGCCGGTGTACGTGCCTGCGTTCACCGACAGCGAGATGGGGCTCGATGTCGCCGTGTGGAAGCTACGGCAAATCCACGCGCAACATGGCAATTCGCCGGACTTCGATCCGTTCCGGCACGCGGCGCCGCCTGCGTTCAATCCGTTTCAGGATTTGCTCAGCTACGCGAAGCTCATCGGCACGAAAAAGCGGCTCGGTATCTTCACGATTGGCGGCGGCGTTCCGCGCAACTGGGCGCAACAAGTGGGACCATTCTACGACATCGTGGGGCACCGACTCGGGGTCGAGGTGCAGCATCCGCGGTTCCACTACGGCGTGCGTATCTGCCCGGAGCCTGTGCATTGGGGAGGCCTGAGCGGTTGCACGTATTCGGAAGGCGTGAGCTGGGGCAAGTTCGTCCCGCCGAGGGAAGGCGGACGGTTTGCCGAGGTGTATGCCGACGCGACGATCGCATGGCCGCTCATCGTGCGTGCGGTGCTCGAGCGTTTGGAGAAGCGCAGGGGCAAGCCGGCTGCGGCGCGGTGA
- a CDS encoding TrmH family RNA methyltransferase: protein MKVTPFGLTTEEIREELAPLRHPFSVAVCRAKNPFNIGAIIRTAHSFLVREVFLIGTEPWYERAAMGMAKYETIVECPDETSFLETVRGRHLIGVEREPAKRTLWEAPMPDDLVFLFGSENDGLPQVLLDACADIIAIPMYGINHSYPVAISAGMVMCEWARRRDPRGGMRSAGLVVGPVLGPDKP from the coding sequence GTGAAAGTAACTCCGTTTGGCCTGACAACCGAAGAGATTCGGGAAGAGCTCGCGCCGCTGCGCCATCCGTTCTCCGTGGCCGTTTGTCGCGCCAAAAACCCATTCAACATCGGCGCCATCATTCGTACCGCGCACTCGTTTCTCGTGCGTGAAGTGTTCCTCATCGGAACCGAGCCTTGGTACGAGCGAGCGGCGATGGGCATGGCCAAGTACGAGACCATCGTCGAGTGTCCCGACGAAACCTCGTTTCTCGAAACCGTGCGCGGACGGCATCTCATCGGCGTCGAGCGAGAACCAGCGAAACGAACGCTTTGGGAAGCACCGATGCCGGACGACCTCGTGTTTCTCTTCGGCAGCGAAAACGATGGGCTACCGCAGGTGCTTCTCGACGCGTGCGCCGACATCATCGCGATCCCGATGTATGGGATCAATCATTCCTATCCGGTGGCGATTTCGGCTGGGATGGTCATGTGCGAGTGGGCTCGGCGCCGCGACCCTCGAGGAGGCATGCGCTCCGCTGGATTGGTCGTAGGACCGGTGCTTGGCCCAGACAAACCTTGA
- a CDS encoding serine/threonine protein kinase, which translates to MNSHPQAPPSTRPSPWTAGTVIAGKYRLVSPIGAGGMGQVWRAEHLSLGSLVAVKLVDLASSPNPQETLARFLHEARAAASIKHANVVQTLDHGAQGHVAYIVMELLEGVSLAKRLEKTRVLPVSDVVRIFREIARALEKAHAQGIVHRDLKPENVFIAIEDGREVIKLLDFGIAKTSDGGKDPHLKTQVGTVVGTPSYMSPEQVLGRPLDYRSDLWQIAMIAFECVTGQRAFAGNTLGELFMRICTAPLPIPSQIAPGVPIGFDAWFARAANRDPNGRFQSIRELVETLALVLLRSGAGGPATVPLGATKDTEIMDPPAHGAAWSSGASGQRSARRALTIALAVLPILAAGVAGAVWIVAGSRDDSSPVPAASAQDQGSNAVPETSTKTPPTPAPTPAEPTPAASATSTLTDVQDAGAPSMQNVPDAGKGTKFVKPRKDHDLGF; encoded by the coding sequence GTGAATTCTCACCCGCAAGCCCCCCCGAGCACTCGGCCGAGCCCCTGGACGGCCGGCACGGTGATCGCCGGGAAGTATCGGCTGGTCTCCCCCATCGGCGCCGGTGGAATGGGGCAGGTTTGGCGTGCCGAACACCTCTCGCTCGGGTCTTTGGTGGCCGTAAAGCTCGTCGATCTCGCGTCGTCACCGAACCCCCAAGAAACCTTGGCGCGGTTTCTTCACGAAGCCCGCGCAGCGGCGAGCATCAAACACGCAAACGTCGTGCAAACGCTCGATCACGGCGCGCAGGGCCACGTCGCGTACATCGTGATGGAGCTGCTCGAGGGCGTGAGCCTCGCCAAACGCCTCGAGAAAACGCGCGTCTTGCCGGTATCCGACGTCGTGCGCATCTTTCGCGAGATCGCGCGCGCGCTCGAAAAGGCGCACGCGCAAGGCATCGTCCATCGCGATCTCAAGCCCGAAAACGTCTTCATCGCGATCGAAGACGGACGCGAAGTCATCAAGCTCCTCGACTTCGGCATCGCGAAAACGAGCGACGGCGGCAAAGATCCGCACCTGAAGACGCAAGTCGGCACCGTCGTCGGAACGCCGTCGTACATGAGTCCCGAGCAGGTGCTCGGTCGGCCGCTCGACTACCGATCCGACCTTTGGCAGATCGCGATGATCGCATTCGAGTGCGTCACGGGTCAGCGAGCGTTCGCTGGCAACACGCTTGGCGAGCTGTTCATGCGCATCTGTACCGCCCCTCTGCCCATCCCGTCGCAAATCGCGCCGGGTGTGCCGATCGGGTTCGACGCGTGGTTTGCCCGTGCCGCAAACCGCGATCCCAATGGTCGCTTTCAATCCATCCGCGAGCTCGTCGAAACCCTTGCGCTGGTGCTCCTGCGAAGCGGTGCCGGAGGTCCTGCCACGGTGCCGCTCGGCGCAACGAAAGACACCGAGATCATGGATCCTCCCGCGCATGGCGCTGCGTGGTCGAGTGGTGCGTCGGGACAGCGCTCTGCGCGGCGCGCATTGACCATTGCGCTCGCCGTGTTGCCCATCCTTGCCGCCGGTGTTGCAGGTGCCGTGTGGATCGTCGCAGGCAGCCGAGACGACTCGAGTCCCGTGCCTGCTGCATCGGCCCAGGATCAGGGGTCGAACGCAGTGCCCGAAACATCCACGAAAACGCCACCAACGCCGGCGCCGACGCCGGCTGAACCGACGCCTGCCGCGAGCGCGACGAGCACGCTTACCGATGTTCAGGACGCCGGGGCCCCTTCCATGCAAAATGTTCCCGATGCCGGGAAGGGAACGAAGTTCGTCAAACCAAGAAAAGATCACGATCTCGGCTTCTGA
- the aspS gene encoding aspartate--tRNA ligase, which yields MPDFLMTNKRTHSCNALRTSDVGKDVVLMGWVANRRDHGGRVFIDLRDREGITQIVFGPEIAKTAHELAGELRSEYCIGIRGSVVTRVSSGGQPNPRLATGEVEVNATELHIFSRSETPPFLIEDEIDTKEEVRLKYRYLDLRRPALQKNFLVRSKLYRAARDYFHGQGFTELETPFMVKYTPGGARNFLVPSRLNEGCFYALAESPQIFKQLFMVAGFERYFQIVRCFRDEDLRLDRQPEFTQIDVEMSFVTEEDIFTTMEGLIRRVWKDVMDVELPVQFERMSYHDAMLKYGMDKPDLRFGLELADLTEVLRPKDGGGVPMFKAALEQKGIIKALRIPAKEAAGLSRTEADKLEEFVKGFGARGLARARVGEGGEWTQSPLSKTITAEARGAINEALGAGTGDLLFFQFGSFKLVNAVLGGLRLHLGNKLGLVAKNQWRFLWVTDFPMFEQNEHGHWVASHHPFTSPKPEHVELLGKDNGQVQARAYDLVLNGNEIAGGSIRIHQREVQAKVFAALGLSDEDFRAKFGFLLDAFKYGPPPHGGIAFGLDRLSMLLCNAPSLRDVIAFPKTQKGTDMMTDAPTPVTNEQLDELGVQLKK from the coding sequence ATGCCGGACTTCTTGATGACCAACAAACGCACGCACTCTTGTAACGCACTTCGCACCAGCGACGTGGGCAAGGACGTCGTGCTCATGGGTTGGGTTGCCAACCGCCGGGACCACGGCGGCCGCGTGTTCATCGATCTGCGCGATCGCGAGGGCATCACGCAGATTGTGTTCGGGCCTGAAATCGCCAAGACGGCGCACGAGCTGGCTGGGGAGTTGCGTTCCGAATATTGCATCGGGATTCGTGGAAGCGTGGTGACGCGCGTCTCGTCGGGCGGGCAGCCCAACCCACGCCTTGCGACGGGTGAGGTCGAGGTGAACGCGACGGAGCTTCATATTTTCTCGCGTTCGGAGACGCCGCCATTTCTCATCGAAGACGAGATCGACACGAAGGAAGAAGTGCGGCTCAAGTATCGATATTTGGATTTACGCCGTCCAGCGCTGCAGAAAAACTTCCTCGTGCGATCGAAGCTTTATCGAGCCGCGCGGGATTATTTTCATGGCCAAGGTTTTACCGAGCTCGAAACACCTTTCATGGTGAAATACACGCCGGGTGGAGCTCGAAACTTCCTCGTTCCATCGCGCCTGAACGAGGGCTGCTTTTATGCGCTCGCGGAGTCGCCGCAAATCTTCAAGCAGCTCTTCATGGTGGCGGGCTTCGAGCGGTATTTCCAAATCGTACGTTGTTTCCGCGACGAGGATTTGCGGCTCGATCGGCAGCCTGAATTCACGCAAATCGACGTCGAAATGTCCTTCGTGACCGAGGAAGACATTTTCACGACGATGGAGGGGCTCATCCGACGCGTGTGGAAAGACGTGATGGACGTGGAGCTTCCGGTGCAATTCGAGCGGATGAGTTATCACGATGCGATGCTGAAGTATGGCATGGACAAACCGGATTTGCGGTTTGGCCTGGAGCTTGCCGACTTGACGGAGGTATTGCGGCCGAAGGATGGCGGTGGGGTGCCGATGTTCAAGGCGGCACTCGAGCAAAAAGGGATCATCAAGGCGTTGCGGATTCCGGCGAAAGAGGCGGCAGGTTTGTCGCGCACGGAGGCGGACAAGCTGGAAGAATTCGTCAAAGGCTTCGGGGCTCGAGGGCTTGCGCGTGCGCGCGTGGGTGAAGGCGGAGAATGGACGCAATCGCCGCTGTCCAAGACGATCACGGCGGAAGCTCGGGGTGCGATCAACGAGGCGCTTGGAGCGGGCACGGGAGATTTGTTGTTCTTCCAATTCGGGTCGTTCAAATTGGTCAATGCGGTGCTCGGAGGATTGCGACTGCATCTTGGAAACAAGTTGGGGCTCGTGGCCAAGAATCAATGGCGATTTTTGTGGGTCACGGACTTTCCGATGTTCGAGCAAAACGAGCACGGTCATTGGGTAGCATCGCATCATCCTTTCACGTCGCCGAAACCGGAGCATGTCGAGCTGCTCGGGAAAGACAACGGGCAAGTGCAGGCGCGGGCGTACGACTTGGTGTTGAATGGCAATGAAATTGCCGGCGGATCGATTCGTATTCACCAGCGCGAGGTGCAAGCCAAAGTGTTCGCGGCGCTCGGATTGTCGGACGAAGACTTCCGCGCCAAGTTCGGCTTTTTGCTGGATGCATTCAAATACGGGCCTCCGCCGCACGGCGGCATTGCGTTCGGCTTGGATCGGTTGTCGATGCTTTTGTGCAATGCGCCGAGCCTGCGTGACGTGATTGCGTTCCCGAAGACGCAAAAAGGAACGGACATGATGACGGACGCTCCGACGCCCGTGACCAACGAGCAACTCGACGAGCTTGGCGTGCAGCTCAAGAAGTAA
- a CDS encoding protein kinase has translation MAVLRQQDKSVQQQDRKYEKVAELASGGMATVYFGHVRGAGGFERRIAIKEMHAHLARQSEFVRMFFDEARLASRIHHPNVVATLDMVERGGTLALILEYVEGPSLQQITKYLAERGGTMPIDIALRIFLDILAGLHAAHELVDEEGRSLNLVHRDVSPQNMLVSTDGITKITDFGIARAESRLSTTRTGSVKGKVPYMSPEQVKSLPVDRRTDVYAAGVILWEMLTSQRLVQGETDVAMIYQVTDREAPQPREWNPAIPEEVASACLKALEKRAENRFVTAAQFMEALEDAAQASMIMPATPRAVGNYVRGLGLHRPAIEFEAVSRRRTHAELVGDSPESSGSTSMLTAIGVPHGVLESPRRPMVFVGIGAGAVLLLGGIIWLGSPSFTPAPSAATTSPPVVTEAVPAIAPAPVATNPAPVDSSPTTAATAAPEDDLVIEPAASASAAPSAAASEQSPTTKPKPPPTQPIGTAKKKTGKTGYNPRGL, from the coding sequence ATGGCCGTTTTGCGCCAGCAGGACAAGTCCGTGCAGCAGCAGGACAGGAAGTACGAGAAGGTTGCCGAGCTAGCTTCGGGCGGCATGGCGACCGTGTACTTCGGTCACGTGCGTGGTGCGGGCGGCTTCGAACGGCGCATCGCCATCAAGGAAATGCACGCGCACTTGGCGCGTCAGAGCGAGTTTGTCCGGATGTTCTTCGATGAAGCGCGTCTTGCTTCGCGCATTCATCACCCGAACGTCGTCGCAACGCTCGATATGGTCGAACGAGGCGGCACGCTCGCGCTCATCCTCGAGTACGTCGAAGGCCCATCGCTGCAGCAGATCACGAAATATTTGGCGGAGCGTGGAGGCACGATGCCGATCGACATCGCTCTGCGCATCTTCCTCGACATCCTTGCTGGACTGCATGCTGCGCACGAGCTCGTGGATGAAGAAGGTCGCTCGCTGAACCTCGTGCATCGCGACGTGTCTCCGCAAAACATGCTCGTGAGCACCGACGGCATCACGAAGATCACCGACTTCGGGATCGCTCGTGCCGAATCGCGCCTCTCGACGACACGCACCGGATCGGTGAAGGGCAAAGTGCCGTACATGTCGCCCGAGCAAGTGAAGTCGTTGCCGGTCGATCGTCGCACGGACGTGTATGCGGCCGGGGTCATCCTTTGGGAGATGCTCACGAGCCAGCGATTGGTGCAGGGCGAGACCGACGTGGCGATGATTTATCAGGTCACGGATCGCGAAGCGCCGCAGCCGCGCGAATGGAATCCCGCGATACCGGAGGAAGTGGCGAGCGCGTGTTTGAAGGCGCTCGAGAAGCGTGCCGAGAACAGGTTTGTCACGGCTGCGCAGTTCATGGAAGCGCTCGAGGATGCGGCGCAGGCGTCGATGATCATGCCTGCGACGCCGCGTGCCGTGGGCAACTACGTACGCGGGCTCGGCTTGCATCGGCCGGCCATCGAATTCGAGGCCGTATCGCGGCGGCGCACGCATGCCGAGCTTGTCGGGGACTCGCCTGAAAGCTCGGGCTCGACGAGCATGCTCACGGCCATCGGGGTGCCGCACGGGGTACTCGAGAGCCCCAGGCGGCCGATGGTGTTCGTCGGCATCGGCGCAGGCGCGGTTCTTTTGCTCGGCGGCATCATTTGGTTGGGAAGCCCGAGCTTCACCCCTGCACCTTCGGCCGCAACGACATCTCCGCCCGTCGTCACGGAAGCCGTGCCGGCGATCGCGCCGGCGCCTGTCGCGACAAACCCAGCGCCCGTTGATAGCAGCCCGACGACCGCGGCGACAGCGGCGCCGGAGGACGACTTGGTCATCGAGCCCGCCGCATCTGCTTCGGCGGCGCCGTCCGCTGCAGCGTCGGAGCAATCGCCGACGACCAAACCGAAGCCGCCGCCGACTCAGCCGATAGGGACTGCAAAGAAGAAGACGGGCAAAACGGGATACAATCCGCGCGGGTTGTGA
- a CDS encoding undecaprenyl-diphosphate phosphatase — protein sequence MDAFLLGLIEGLTEFLPVSSTGHLILLGNWLGHSDEASKTLDIVIQLGAVLAVVVYYRQRLWDLVKGCSKRDAASLQLGAAVAIAFIPAAVVGLLLHGIIKKHLFGPRPVGLALIVGGIVMLVVEAMRAKKEKPQVEDLGQVTLGKAFAIGVAQCFSLWPGASRSMTTIVGGQMVGLGTATAAEFSFLLAIPTLGAATVFDLYKNGRALLDSPAGPMSLAIGIVVSFVVALVVIATFLRYLKRFGLAPFGVYRIVLGAVVLVVSVV from the coding sequence GTGGACGCATTTCTTCTGGGTCTCATCGAAGGATTGACCGAGTTTTTGCCGGTATCGTCGACGGGTCATTTGATCCTGCTCGGCAATTGGCTCGGTCATTCCGACGAAGCGTCGAAGACGCTCGATATCGTCATACAGCTCGGCGCGGTGCTCGCCGTCGTCGTGTATTACCGGCAAAGGCTTTGGGATCTCGTCAAGGGATGCTCGAAGCGGGACGCCGCGAGTTTGCAGCTTGGAGCGGCGGTGGCGATTGCGTTCATTCCGGCGGCGGTGGTGGGGCTATTGCTGCACGGAATCATCAAGAAGCATTTGTTTGGACCGAGGCCTGTGGGGTTGGCGCTCATCGTGGGCGGCATCGTGATGCTGGTCGTCGAGGCGATGCGCGCGAAGAAGGAAAAACCTCAGGTAGAAGATTTGGGGCAAGTGACGCTGGGCAAAGCGTTTGCCATTGGGGTTGCGCAGTGTTTTTCGTTGTGGCCGGGGGCGTCGCGATCGATGACGACGATCGTTGGAGGACAAATGGTCGGGCTCGGGACGGCAACGGCCGCTGAATTTTCCTTTTTGCTCGCCATTCCGACGCTTGGAGCAGCAACGGTTTTCGATTTGTACAAGAACGGTCGTGCGCTCCTGGACTCTCCGGCGGGACCGATGTCGCTGGCGATTGGCATCGTCGTTTCGTTCGTCGTCGCATTGGTCGTGATTGCAACATTTCTGCGTTACCTGAAGCGTTTTGGCCTTGCGCCGTTCGGCGTCTACCGGATTGTGCTGGGCGCCGTGGTGCTTGTGGTGAGCGTGGTTTAG
- a CDS encoding PDZ domain-containing protein has product MNLLRFARALLVTTVVGCAAVYPELGMTIRPVKGEMALDPPPPEELRWIRFTGATIPPQMRDGRTWQQSLGRLPNPYAKLIINDVEIIRTKPQSATLTPTWNDSVRGNFKVSPADKFRVELWDGDLIGDKPIGVKDFRPTSDFVIGDQIRIDVGGGAEVTLAFEPAHAMFGVGMWYELRSDTCFVTRLLSGSPAERAGILPGDEVVSLNGRQVSTLSTNALRTMFNSINKDGLPIVIRHEDGRTVSITLKEGPIYPSFEQYGQVD; this is encoded by the coding sequence ATGAACCTATTACGCTTCGCACGTGCGCTACTCGTGACCACTGTCGTCGGGTGCGCGGCCGTCTACCCCGAGCTTGGTATGACCATCCGCCCCGTCAAAGGCGAAATGGCGCTCGATCCTCCGCCTCCCGAGGAGCTTCGGTGGATCCGTTTCACCGGCGCAACCATCCCACCGCAGATGCGAGATGGTCGCACGTGGCAACAATCCCTCGGCCGACTCCCCAATCCCTACGCGAAACTCATCATCAACGACGTGGAGATCATCCGCACCAAACCCCAGTCGGCGACGCTCACGCCCACGTGGAACGATTCCGTACGCGGCAACTTCAAAGTTTCACCGGCCGACAAGTTCCGCGTCGAGCTTTGGGATGGCGACCTCATCGGGGACAAACCCATCGGCGTCAAAGACTTCCGCCCGACGAGCGACTTCGTGATTGGCGATCAGATTCGTATCGACGTTGGTGGAGGTGCCGAAGTCACGCTGGCATTCGAACCAGCGCATGCCATGTTCGGCGTCGGCATGTGGTACGAGCTGCGCTCGGACACGTGTTTCGTGACGCGTCTCTTGAGCGGCAGTCCGGCGGAACGTGCGGGCATCCTACCGGGAGACGAAGTCGTGTCGCTCAATGGACGGCAAGTGTCGACGCTGTCGACCAATGCCCTGCGAACCATGTTCAATTCGATCAACAAGGATGGGCTCCCCATCGTGATTCGCCACGAAGACGGCCGCACCGTATCCATTACCCTGAAAGAGGGGCCGATCTACCCGTCGTTCGAGCAATATGGCCAAGTCGACTGA
- a CDS encoding ABC transporter ATP-binding protein, which yields MTAVVQTGGLGKRYGKRWALENIELSIEKGEIVGFIGPNGAGKTTLISILAGLMRPSAGTVHVATDRIGVISDRFGCIPHLSGRANLELLADIQNRQPSGGIAQCLSAVGLDPNDKRPVKSYSLGMQQRLMIAQAMIVEPELLLLDEPTNGLDPEGIVLLRKWLLELSEKGVAIFLASHLLTEVEKLCRRVILVNHGKILKEIRLDDTGTPDVGIVFSSRADYDRFKNLGTYEFLDDVNEGKSEQPRIRIAGVDDLMPLMECIVAERIAVEEIGRQRLSLERAFLELLK from the coding sequence ATGACCGCTGTCGTGCAAACCGGCGGCCTTGGCAAGCGTTATGGCAAGCGCTGGGCGCTCGAAAACATCGAGCTCAGCATCGAAAAAGGCGAAATCGTCGGATTCATCGGCCCCAATGGCGCCGGAAAAACCACGCTCATTTCCATTCTCGCCGGCCTCATGCGACCCTCCGCAGGCACCGTGCACGTCGCGACCGATCGCATTGGCGTCATCTCCGATCGTTTTGGCTGCATCCCGCACCTGAGCGGACGCGCCAATCTCGAGCTCTTGGCCGACATTCAAAACAGGCAACCATCCGGCGGCATCGCGCAATGCCTATCCGCCGTGGGGCTCGATCCGAACGACAAGCGCCCCGTCAAATCGTATTCGCTCGGCATGCAGCAGCGCCTGATGATTGCTCAGGCGATGATCGTCGAGCCCGAATTGCTATTGCTCGACGAACCCACCAATGGCTTGGATCCCGAAGGCATCGTTCTTTTACGAAAATGGCTGCTCGAATTGTCCGAAAAAGGCGTGGCCATCTTTTTGGCGAGTCATCTGTTGACTGAAGTCGAGAAGTTGTGTCGTCGCGTCATTTTGGTCAATCACGGCAAAATCTTGAAAGAAATCAGGCTCGATGATACCGGCACGCCCGACGTGGGCATCGTGTTCTCCAGCCGAGCCGATTATGACAGGTTCAAGAACCTCGGGACGTATGAATTCCTCGACGACGTGAACGAGGGCAAAAGCGAACAACCGCGTATTCGCATTGCCGGCGTGGACGATCTGATGCCGCTCATGGAATGCATCGTCGCCGAACGAATAGCGGTCGAAGAAATTGGACGACAACGATTGTCCCTGGAACGCGCGTTCCTCGAGCTTTTGAAATGA